A single window of Halotalea alkalilenta DNA harbors:
- the edd gene encoding phosphogluconate dehydratase translates to MHATLTSVTQRIQQRSKARRALYEQRMQAQHRQGVHRGALDCGNLAHGFAACGASDKQQLKLMNAANLGIISSYNDMLSAHQPFERFPELIREAARALGSTAQFAGGVPAMCDGVTQGQPGMELSLFSRDNIARAAAIGLSHNMFDAALYLGVCDKIVPGLFIAAARFGHLPTVFVPAGPMPSGLPNKEKARVRQKFAEGKLGRAELLEAESASYHSPGTCTFYGTANSNQLMMEIMGLHLPGSSFVNPDTPLRDALTAFATERAVKNSEPAGSYLPFWRQIDERAIVNAMVGLLASGGSTNHTLHLVAMAAAAGITLNWDDFAELSKVVPSMMHVYPNGQADVNHFHAAGGMSVLIRELLGAGLLHGDIQTIMGTTFAESYTLEPFLDDGRLVWRDGPSESLDPEVLSSAAKPFSKSGGLVVMDGKLGRGVMKVSAVKQEFRVIEAPVRVFADQEALKHAFTAGELEHDFIAVVRFQGPRANGMPELHKLTPYLGSLLDRGFRVALITDGRMSGASGKVPAAIHMTPEAIDGGPLAKLRDGDMVRLDSIEGHLEVLVDEQEWASRECATVDLSAYHHGLGREMFAGFRQLVGGAEEGASTFGGFEAAEIGAKEAPRVAEPSL, encoded by the coding sequence ATGCACGCTACCCTGACTAGCGTCACTCAGCGCATCCAGCAGCGCTCGAAGGCGCGCCGCGCGCTCTACGAGCAGCGCATGCAAGCCCAGCATCGGCAGGGCGTCCATCGCGGCGCGCTCGACTGCGGCAACCTCGCCCACGGCTTCGCTGCCTGCGGCGCGTCGGACAAGCAGCAGTTGAAGCTGATGAATGCCGCCAATCTCGGCATCATCTCCTCATACAACGACATGCTTTCGGCGCACCAGCCGTTCGAGCGCTTCCCGGAGCTGATCCGCGAGGCGGCGCGCGCATTGGGCTCGACCGCGCAGTTCGCCGGTGGCGTACCGGCGATGTGCGACGGGGTGACCCAAGGCCAGCCGGGGATGGAGCTGTCACTGTTCTCGCGTGACAACATCGCCCGTGCAGCGGCGATCGGGCTTTCGCACAACATGTTCGATGCCGCCCTCTACCTGGGCGTATGCGACAAGATCGTCCCGGGACTGTTCATCGCCGCGGCGCGCTTCGGCCATCTGCCCACCGTGTTCGTTCCCGCAGGCCCAATGCCCAGCGGACTGCCGAACAAGGAGAAAGCACGGGTACGCCAGAAGTTCGCCGAGGGCAAGCTGGGCCGCGCCGAGCTGCTCGAGGCGGAATCCGCCTCCTACCACTCCCCTGGCACCTGCACCTTCTACGGCACCGCCAACTCCAATCAGCTGATGATGGAGATCATGGGGCTGCACCTGCCGGGATCTTCCTTCGTCAACCCGGACACCCCGCTGCGCGATGCGCTGACCGCGTTCGCCACCGAGCGGGCGGTGAAGAACTCCGAGCCGGCCGGCAGCTACCTGCCGTTCTGGCGGCAGATCGACGAACGCGCGATCGTCAATGCAATGGTCGGCCTGCTCGCCTCTGGCGGCTCGACCAACCACACCCTGCACCTGGTGGCGATGGCCGCTGCGGCCGGTATCACCCTGAACTGGGACGACTTCGCCGAGCTCTCCAAAGTGGTGCCAAGCATGATGCACGTCTACCCCAATGGTCAGGCCGACGTGAACCACTTCCACGCCGCCGGTGGAATGAGCGTGCTGATCCGGGAGCTGCTCGGTGCGGGTCTCCTGCATGGCGACATCCAGACGATCATGGGCACGACGTTCGCCGAGAGCTACACCCTCGAGCCGTTCCTCGACGATGGCAGGCTGGTGTGGCGCGACGGTCCCAGCGAAAGCCTCGACCCAGAGGTATTGTCCAGCGCCGCCAAGCCGTTCTCGAAAAGCGGTGGGCTGGTGGTGATGGATGGCAAGCTCGGCCGGGGGGTGATGAAGGTCTCGGCGGTGAAGCAGGAGTTCCGGGTGATCGAGGCGCCGGTGCGGGTGTTCGCCGACCAGGAAGCACTCAAGCACGCCTTCACCGCCGGTGAGCTTGAGCATGACTTCATCGCGGTGGTGCGCTTCCAAGGGCCGCGTGCCAATGGCATGCCGGAGCTACACAAGCTGACCCCCTACCTCGGCTCGCTGCTCGATCGTGGCTTCCGCGTCGCGCTGATCACCGATGGGCGGATGTCCGGCGCCTCGGGCAAGGTACCTGCGGCGATCCACATGACCCCGGAGGCGATCGACGGCGGCCCGCTGGCGAAGCTGCGCGACGGCGACATGGTGAGACTGGACTCGATCGAAGGGCACCTCGAGGTGCTGGTCGATGAGCAGGAGTGGGCCTCACGGGAGTGCGCCACCGTCGATCTCAGCGCCTATCACCATGGGCTCGGCCGCGAGATGTTCGCGGGCTTCCGCCAGCTGGTCGGCGGCGCGGAAGAAGGCGCGAGCACCTTCGGCGGCTTCGAGGCGGCCGAGATCGGCGCCAAGGAAGCCCCACGAGTCGCCGAGCCGTCGCTTTGA
- the proP gene encoding glycine betaine/L-proline transporter ProP produces the protein MSTSDLSAGGEPAIQQRKRKKRLRLEDITVVDRATLKRAVAAAALGNAMEWFDFGVYSYIAVTLGRVFYPDSSGSVQLLATLATFAVAFLVRPLGGMFFGPLGDRIGRQKVLAATMIMMAISTFCIGLIPSYASIGIWAPILLLLARLVQGFSTGGEYGGAATFIAEYSPDRRRGFMGSWLEFGTLGGYVLGAAIVTALTSYLDDETLLSWGWRVPFFIAGPLGLIGLYLRLRLEETPAFQQQAEAQTSEPTPKNEFVNMITSNWKALLVCVGLVLVFNVTDYMLLSYMPSYLSANLGYDADHGLLLVLLVMLVMMVVQPLVGLLSDRVGRKPVILAGCIGFLVLSIPSFMLIQTGSTLLIFAGLMVLGLLLNCFTGAMPAALPALFPTAIRYGALAIAFNVSVSLFGGTTPLFTAWLVDVSGNLMMPAFYLMLAAVIGAATILVTPETASKPLKGSSPSASDPAEAKELLAEHHASIEEQLEEIESELKRIEARRDSLIHQHPELSKRDRQTPAQGDAPAAS, from the coding sequence ATGAGCACAAGCGACCTCTCAGCAGGCGGCGAGCCCGCCATCCAACAGCGCAAACGCAAGAAGCGGCTGCGCCTGGAGGACATCACCGTGGTCGACCGCGCCACGCTCAAGCGCGCGGTCGCCGCCGCCGCGCTCGGCAACGCGATGGAGTGGTTCGACTTCGGCGTCTACAGCTACATCGCGGTCACCCTCGGTCGAGTCTTCTACCCCGACAGCAGCGGCAGCGTACAGCTGCTGGCGACACTGGCGACCTTCGCCGTCGCCTTCCTGGTTCGCCCGCTCGGCGGCATGTTCTTCGGCCCGCTCGGCGACCGGATCGGACGCCAGAAGGTGCTCGCCGCGACGATGATCATGATGGCGATCAGTACCTTCTGCATCGGACTGATCCCGAGCTACGCATCGATCGGCATCTGGGCGCCGATCCTGCTGCTGCTCGCCCGGCTGGTCCAGGGCTTCTCCACCGGCGGCGAATACGGCGGTGCGGCGACCTTCATTGCCGAGTACTCCCCCGACCGCCGGCGCGGCTTCATGGGCAGCTGGCTCGAGTTCGGCACCCTCGGCGGCTACGTGCTCGGCGCCGCGATCGTCACCGCCCTAACCAGCTATCTCGACGACGAGACGCTGCTCTCCTGGGGCTGGCGCGTGCCGTTTTTCATCGCCGGCCCCTTGGGGCTGATCGGTCTTTACCTGCGGCTCAGGCTCGAAGAGACGCCTGCGTTTCAGCAGCAGGCCGAGGCGCAAACCAGCGAGCCGACGCCGAAGAACGAATTCGTCAACATGATCACCAGCAACTGGAAGGCGCTGCTGGTCTGCGTTGGGCTGGTGCTGGTGTTCAACGTCACCGACTACATGCTGCTCTCCTACATGCCCAGCTACCTGTCGGCCAACCTGGGCTACGACGCCGACCACGGCCTGCTGCTGGTGCTTTTGGTGATGCTGGTGATGATGGTGGTGCAACCGCTGGTCGGGCTGCTCAGCGACCGGGTTGGACGCAAACCGGTGATCCTCGCCGGCTGCATTGGCTTCCTGGTGCTCTCGATCCCAAGCTTCATGCTGATCCAGACCGGCAGCACCCTGCTGATCTTCGCAGGCCTGATGGTCCTCGGCCTGCTGCTCAACTGCTTCACTGGCGCAATGCCCGCGGCGCTACCGGCGCTGTTTCCCACCGCGATCCGCTATGGCGCACTGGCGATCGCCTTCAACGTCTCGGTCTCGCTGTTCGGCGGCACCACCCCGCTGTTCACCGCTTGGCTGGTCGACGTCAGCGGTAACCTGATGATGCCGGCCTTCTATCTGATGCTCGCCGCGGTGATCGGCGCCGCCACCATCCTCGTCACGCCGGAAACCGCGAGCAAGCCGCTGAAAGGCTCCTCCCCCTCGGCCTCCGATCCAGCCGAAGCGAAGGAGCTGCTCGCCGAGCACCATGCCAGCATCGAAGAGCAGCTCGAGGAGATCGAAAGCGAGCTCAAGCGTATCGAAGCACGTCGCGACAGCTTGATTCACCAGCATCCCGAGCTCTCCAAGCGCGACCGGCAAACACCGGCGCAGGGAGATGCCCCAGCGGCGTCCTGA
- the hglS gene encoding 2-oxoadipate dioxygenase/decarboxylase HglS has product MPSFVSPDEIRTRFSQAMSAMYQQEVPQYGELLDLVAEVNQAVLTADPALAEQLASNGELERLGLERHGAIRVGKPDELFMLRRLFTVMGMSAVGYYDLSVAGVPVHSTAFRPVSSDALSRNPFRVFTSLLRLELIDDPELRERAADILEHRDIFTPGARRLIDKAERAGGLSDEEADRFVHESLETFRWHRSATVDRATYQVLHEAHRLVADVVCFKGPHINHLTPRTLDIDAVQQGMPARGITPKATIEGPPRRRCPLLLRQTSFKALEEPIMFQAPSFHAQTSETSGSHTARFGEIEARGAALTPKGRALYDRLLEQACTATGGDYESALARAFEAFPDQLETMRREGLAYFRYRRTDPQAPIDPAETLDALIARGAVEATPLIYEDFLPVSAAGIFQSNLDGDNRAHYTANANREAFEQALGGPVLDEFTLYGETEARSIAALACAAG; this is encoded by the coding sequence ATGCCTTCGTTCGTTTCCCCCGATGAGATCCGTACGCGATTTTCCCAAGCGATGTCGGCGATGTATCAGCAGGAGGTGCCGCAGTATGGCGAGCTGCTGGACCTGGTGGCGGAGGTCAACCAGGCGGTGCTGACGGCGGACCCGGCGCTCGCCGAGCAGCTGGCTTCGAACGGAGAGCTCGAGCGGCTGGGGCTCGAACGCCACGGGGCGATCCGGGTCGGCAAGCCGGACGAGCTGTTCATGCTCCGGCGGCTGTTCACGGTGATGGGAATGAGCGCGGTGGGCTACTACGATCTTTCGGTGGCCGGGGTGCCGGTGCATTCGACCGCATTCCGCCCGGTCAGCAGCGATGCGCTGTCGCGCAATCCGTTCCGGGTCTTCACCTCGCTCCTGCGCCTCGAGCTGATCGACGACCCTGAGCTGCGCGAGCGGGCGGCGGACATCCTCGAGCACCGGGACATTTTCACCCCCGGCGCACGTAGGCTGATCGACAAGGCGGAGCGGGCCGGGGGGCTGAGCGATGAGGAGGCGGATCGATTCGTGCACGAGTCGCTCGAGACCTTCCGCTGGCATCGCTCGGCGACGGTGGATCGAGCGACCTACCAAGTGCTGCACGAAGCCCATCGGCTGGTCGCCGACGTGGTCTGCTTCAAGGGCCCGCACATCAATCACCTGACCCCGCGCACGCTGGATATCGATGCGGTGCAACAAGGGATGCCGGCGCGTGGGATCACGCCGAAGGCGACGATCGAGGGTCCGCCGAGGCGGCGCTGCCCGCTGCTGCTGCGCCAGACCAGTTTCAAGGCACTGGAGGAGCCGATCATGTTCCAGGCCCCCTCGTTCCACGCCCAGACAAGCGAGACGTCCGGCTCGCACACCGCTCGCTTCGGCGAGATCGAGGCCCGCGGTGCGGCGCTGACGCCCAAGGGCCGCGCGCTGTACGACCGGCTGCTCGAGCAGGCATGCACCGCCACCGGCGGCGACTATGAAAGTGCGCTGGCACGGGCCTTCGAGGCCTTTCCCGATCAGCTGGAGACGATGCGCCGCGAGGGGTTGGCCTACTTTCGCTATCGGCGCACCGATCCCCAGGCACCGATCGACCCCGCCGAGACGTTGGATGCGTTGATCGCTCGCGGCGCGGTCGAGGCGACGCCGCTGATCTACGAGGACTTCCTGCCGGTCAGCGCGGCGGGAATCTTCCAATCGAATCTCGACGGCGACAATCGCGCCCACTACACCGCCAACGCCAACCGTGAGGCATTCGAGCAAGCGCTGGGCGGCCCGGTGCTCGATGAATTCACCCTCTACGGCGAAACCGAGGCTCGCTCGATTGCCGCGCTCGCGTGCGCCGCTGGCTGA